A region from the Streptomyces tsukubensis genome encodes:
- a CDS encoding glycosyltransferase family 4 protein, which produces MKIGIVCPYSWDVPGGVQFHIRDLAEHLIRLGHEVSVLAPADDDTPLPPYVVSAGRAVPVPYNGSVARLNFGFLSAARVRRWLHDGTFDVIHIHEPTSPSLGLLACWAAQGPIVATFHTSNPRSRAMIAAYPILQPALEKISARIAVSEYARRTLVEHLGGDAVTIPNGVDVSFFEHAEPSKEWQGEPDAGVLGFIGRIDEPRKGLPVLMKALPKILAARPGTRLLVAGRGDEAEAVASLPPELRSRVEFLGMVSDEDKAKLLRSVDVYVAPNTGGESFGIILVEAMSAGAPVLASDIDAFAQVLDQGAAGELFANEDPDSLADAAIRLLGDPERRAALRKRALAHVRRFDWSTVGADILAVYETVTAGAASVATDDRPGLRTRLGLARGGPSRGGGAG; this is translated from the coding sequence ATGAAGATCGGCATCGTCTGCCCGTACTCCTGGGACGTCCCCGGCGGGGTCCAGTTCCACATCCGTGATCTGGCCGAACACCTCATCCGGCTCGGTCACGAGGTGTCCGTCCTCGCCCCCGCCGACGACGACACCCCGCTGCCGCCCTATGTGGTCTCCGCGGGGCGCGCCGTCCCCGTCCCGTACAACGGCTCCGTCGCCCGGCTCAACTTCGGCTTCCTGTCGGCCGCCCGGGTGCGCCGCTGGCTGCACGACGGCACCTTCGACGTGATCCACATCCACGAGCCGACCTCGCCGTCCCTCGGACTGCTCGCCTGCTGGGCCGCCCAGGGACCGATCGTGGCGACCTTCCACACCTCCAACCCGCGCTCCCGCGCGATGATCGCCGCCTATCCGATCCTCCAGCCCGCGCTGGAGAAGATCAGCGCACGGATCGCGGTCAGCGAGTACGCCCGGCGCACCCTCGTCGAACACCTCGGCGGCGACGCCGTCACCATCCCCAACGGCGTCGACGTCTCCTTCTTCGAACACGCCGAGCCCAGCAAGGAGTGGCAGGGCGAACCGGACGCCGGGGTTCTCGGGTTCATCGGCCGGATCGACGAACCACGCAAGGGCCTGCCCGTCCTGATGAAGGCCCTCCCGAAGATCCTGGCGGCCCGCCCCGGCACCCGGCTGCTGGTCGCCGGGCGCGGCGACGAGGCGGAGGCCGTCGCCTCCCTGCCGCCCGAGCTGCGGTCCAGGGTCGAGTTCCTCGGCATGGTCAGCGACGAGGACAAGGCGAAACTGCTGCGCAGCGTCGATGTGTACGTGGCGCCCAACACCGGCGGCGAGAGCTTCGGGATCATCCTGGTCGAGGCGATGTCGGCGGGCGCCCCGGTGCTCGCCAGCGATATCGACGCCTTCGCGCAGGTCCTCGACCAGGGCGCGGCGGGGGAGCTGTTCGCCAACGAGGACCCGGACTCCCTCGCCGACGCCGCGATCCGGCTGCTCGGCGACCCGGAGCGCCGCGCAGCGCTCCGGAAGCGCGCTCTGGCGCACGTCCGGCGCTTCGACTGGTCCACGGTCGGCGCGGACATCCTGGCGGTCTACGAGACGGTGACCGCGGGCGCGGCATCCGTCGCCACCGACGACCGCCCGGGCCTGCGCACCCGCCTCGGCCTCGCCCGCGGCGGCCCCTCGCGCGGCGGCGGCGCCGGATAG
- the pdxS gene encoding pyridoxal 5'-phosphate synthase lyase subunit PdxS, with the protein MSSTLSSTPQSDAPATGTARVKRGMAEQLKGGVIMDVVNAEQAKIAEDAGAVAVMALERVPADIRKDGGVARMSDPNMIEEIIEAVSIPVMAKSRIGHFVEAQVLQSLGVDYIDESEVLTPADEVNHSDKWAFTTPFVCGATNLGEALRRIAEGAAMIRSKGEAGTGNVVEAVRHLRQIKNEIARLRGYDNNELYAAAKELRAPYELVKEAAELGKLPVVLFSAGGVATPADAALMRQLGAEGVFVGSGIFKSGDPAKRAAAIVKATTFYDDPKIIADASRNLGEAMVGINCDTLPEAERYANRGW; encoded by the coding sequence GTGTCCAGCACGCTCTCCAGCACCCCGCAGTCCGACGCCCCCGCGACCGGCACCGCCCGCGTGAAGCGCGGTATGGCCGAGCAGCTCAAGGGCGGCGTCATCATGGACGTGGTCAACGCCGAGCAGGCGAAGATCGCCGAAGACGCGGGCGCCGTCGCCGTCATGGCCCTGGAGCGGGTCCCCGCCGATATCCGCAAGGACGGCGGAGTCGCCCGGATGTCCGACCCCAACATGATCGAAGAGATCATCGAAGCGGTCTCCATCCCGGTGATGGCGAAGTCCCGCATCGGACACTTCGTCGAGGCGCAGGTCCTCCAGTCCCTCGGGGTCGACTACATCGACGAGTCGGAGGTGCTGACCCCCGCCGACGAGGTCAACCACTCCGACAAGTGGGCCTTCACCACGCCGTTCGTCTGCGGCGCCACCAACCTGGGTGAGGCGCTGCGCCGGATCGCCGAGGGCGCCGCGATGATCCGCTCCAAGGGCGAGGCCGGCACCGGCAACGTCGTCGAGGCCGTCCGCCACCTCCGCCAGATCAAGAACGAGATCGCCCGGCTCCGCGGCTACGACAACAACGAGCTGTACGCCGCGGCGAAGGAGCTTCGCGCCCCGTACGAGCTGGTGAAGGAGGCCGCCGAGCTGGGCAAGCTGCCCGTCGTCCTCTTCTCCGCCGGTGGTGTCGCCACCCCCGCCGACGCCGCGCTGATGCGCCAGCTCGGCGCCGAGGGCGTCTTCGTCGGCTCCGGCATCTTCAAGTCGGGCGACCCGGCCAAGCGCGCCGCCGCCATCGTGAAGGCCACCACCTTCTACGACGACCCGAAGATCATCGCGGATGCCTCCCGCAACCTGGGCGAGGCCATGGTCGGCATCAACTGCGACACCCTGCCCGAGGCCGAGCGCTACGCCAACCGGGGCTGGTAG
- the pgsA gene encoding phosphatidylinositol phosphate synthase: MLNKYARAFFTRVLTPFAAFLLRRGVSPDAVTLIGTAGVVAGALVFFPRGEFFWGTIVITLFVFSDLVDGNMARQAGISSRWGAFLDSTLDRVADSAIFGGLALWYAGKGDDNILCAVAIFCLASGQVVSYTKARGEAIGLPVAVNGLVERAERLVISLVAAGLSGLAAFGVPGVEILLPIALWIVAAGSAVTLGQRVVTVRREAAEADAAGSAGSGGTAGSGGRPSGAGAA, encoded by the coding sequence ATGCTGAACAAGTACGCGCGTGCATTCTTCACGCGTGTCCTCACACCGTTCGCCGCGTTTCTCCTCCGTCGAGGCGTGAGCCCCGACGCCGTCACCCTCATCGGTACGGCCGGAGTCGTCGCGGGTGCGCTGGTCTTCTTCCCGCGCGGGGAGTTCTTCTGGGGCACGATCGTCATCACCCTCTTCGTCTTCTCCGACCTGGTCGACGGCAATATGGCCCGCCAGGCGGGGATCTCCAGCCGCTGGGGCGCCTTCCTCGACTCCACGCTGGACCGGGTCGCCGACAGCGCGATCTTCGGTGGTCTGGCGCTCTGGTACGCGGGCAAGGGCGACGACAACATCCTGTGCGCCGTGGCGATCTTCTGCCTCGCCAGCGGACAGGTGGTGTCGTACACCAAGGCCCGCGGCGAGGCCATCGGACTGCCCGTCGCCGTGAACGGGCTGGTCGAGCGGGCCGAGCGACTGGTGATCTCCCTGGTGGCCGCCGGACTCTCCGGACTGGCCGCCTTCGGGGTGCCGGGCGTCGAGATCCTGCTTCCGATCGCCCTGTGGATCGTCGCCGCGGGCAGCGCGGTCACCCTCGGCCAGCGCGTTGTGACCGTCCGCCGGGAGGCCGCCGAGGCGGACGCTGCGGGGTCGGCAGGTTCGGGGGGTACTGCGGGTTCGGGGGGCCGGCCCAGCGGGGCCGGGGCGGCATGA